In Bosea vestrisii, the following are encoded in one genomic region:
- a CDS encoding catechol 2,3-dioxygenase produces MSGEPCFDIAHLGHVELFTDKPQESLDFFVNIFGLTESGREGDSVYLRAWDDYEFHTLKLTAAKTTGVGHIGYRATSEAALLRRVAAIEAMGCGIGWVEGDLGHGRAYRFRDPDDHVFEIYFETNKYVAPEKERPALKNQAQRNHGRGCAVRRLDHLNLLAQDVAAIRDFMPKALGSRVTEQIVLDSGEVGGCWFTVNNKSYDIAYTRDHTPARGRFHHVTYAVDQREHILEAADLFLENGVFIETGPHKHAVQQTFFLYVYEPAGNRVEIANAGARLILDPDWQTVTWTEEERKKGQAWGLKTIESFHTHGTPPSAK; encoded by the coding sequence ATGAGCGGGGAGCCCTGCTTCGACATCGCCCATCTCGGCCATGTCGAACTCTTCACCGATAAGCCGCAGGAGAGCCTCGACTTCTTCGTCAATATCTTCGGCCTGACGGAGAGCGGGCGCGAGGGCGACAGCGTCTATCTGCGGGCCTGGGACGACTATGAGTTCCACACGCTGAAGCTGACCGCGGCGAAGACCACGGGCGTCGGCCATATCGGCTACCGCGCCACCAGCGAAGCGGCGCTGCTGCGGCGCGTCGCGGCGATCGAGGCGATGGGCTGCGGCATCGGCTGGGTGGAGGGCGATCTCGGCCATGGCCGGGCCTATCGCTTCCGCGACCCGGACGACCATGTCTTCGAGATTTATTTCGAGACCAACAAATATGTCGCTCCCGAGAAGGAGCGGCCTGCCCTGAAGAACCAGGCGCAGCGCAACCATGGCCGTGGCTGCGCCGTGCGCCGGCTCGACCACCTCAACCTGCTGGCGCAGGACGTCGCGGCAATTCGCGACTTCATGCCGAAGGCGCTCGGCAGCCGAGTGACCGAGCAGATCGTGCTCGATTCCGGCGAGGTCGGCGGCTGCTGGTTCACCGTCAACAACAAGAGCTACGACATCGCCTATACCCGCGACCACACGCCGGCACGCGGGCGCTTCCACCATGTCACCTACGCCGTCGACCAGCGCGAGCACATCCTGGAGGCGGCCGATCTCTTCCTCGAGAACGGCGTCTTCATCGAGACCGGGCCGCACAAGCACGCGGTGCAGCAGACCTTCTTCCTCTATGTCTACGAACCCGCCGGCAACCGCGTCGAGATCGCCAATGCCGGCGCCCGCCTGATTCTTGATCCAGATTGGCAGACCGTGACCTGGACAGAAGAGGAGCGGAAGAAGGGCCAGGCCTGGGGGCTGAAGACGATCGAGAGTTTCCACACCCACGGCACACCGCCGTCGGCGAAGTAG
- a CDS encoding AroM family protein, with product MAKLGTLTIGQAPRADITPILDSVLGPELLRLHAGVLDGLSRKEISRDFAPEAGGALLITKLLDGTSVVIDRQRTERAAQTKLAALEAAGCSTILMLCTGHFASLRTERARLIEPDRILPPTVAALVQDAQLGIIVPLAEQIASEAGKWAPLARPPIYAAASPYGGDGPSVLEAAEALAERGADILLMDCMGFVERHRQEAAAAGLPVILSNALIAKIVSEVV from the coding sequence ATGGCCAAGCTCGGCACCCTCACCATCGGCCAGGCGCCGCGCGCCGACATCACGCCGATTCTCGATTCAGTATTGGGCCCGGAACTGCTGCGACTGCATGCCGGCGTACTCGATGGCCTGTCGCGCAAGGAGATCAGCCGCGACTTCGCACCCGAGGCCGGCGGCGCGCTGCTGATCACCAAGCTGCTCGATGGAACCTCGGTCGTCATCGACCGCCAGCGCACCGAGCGTGCAGCGCAAACCAAGCTCGCCGCGCTCGAAGCGGCCGGCTGCAGCACGATCCTGATGCTCTGCACCGGGCATTTCGCGAGTCTCCGGACCGAGCGTGCCCGACTGATCGAGCCGGACCGCATCCTGCCGCCGACGGTTGCGGCGCTGGTCCAGGATGCCCAACTCGGCATCATCGTGCCGCTCGCCGAGCAGATCGCCTCGGAAGCCGGGAAATGGGCGCCGCTCGCCCGCCCGCCGATCTATGCCGCCGCCTCGCCCTATGGTGGCGACGGCCCGTCGGTCTTGGAGGCCGCCGAAGCGCTCGCCGAGCGCGGCGCCGACATCCTGCTGATGGACTGCATGGGCTTCGTCGAGCGCCATCGCCAGGAGGCGGCTGCCGCCGGCCTCCCGGTCATCCTGTCGAACGCGCTGATCGCCAAGATCGTCTCGGAAGTGGTTTGA
- a CDS encoding OPT/YSL family transporter — translation MTTQNDGVPRRHPSLFEPATLALIAILCVFGAIIGMQLLVSLGITANTSLIGALAAMALARVPLAMFSRYRSIHVQNLAQSAISSATFGAANSLLLPVGIPWLLGRPDLVLPMLAGAFFAMLLDGYLLYRMFDSRVFPATGAWPPGVAAAEAIKAGDEGGRKAVLMGVGFVTAILVGFVKVPLAWIGFAGSAAVSGIPMSAFGVAFIGNIWALAMFGIGLLLRGYSGQIFGGPLFETVIPKGDLMAAYIPHGFMIGAGLVALLQVGLLLFRRDEAQKQAEAASGTSDAEVKRALGLGTIGYLVIAIFIALVGGLMTDMSIGMLILFVLYAAFAAYVHELIVGLAAMHSGWFPAFAVALITLIIGMLIGFPMPALALLVGFSAATGPAFADMGYDLKAGYLLRGNGADPAFEREGRRQQLFAAMFAFVIAGAVVLVSYQSYFDQNLVAPVDKVYAATIKAGVAPGVAWQLFLWAIPGAILQFVGGPKRQIGVLFATGLLINFPMAGWAVLAGILCRLVWEKLRGSSGEGDMEVFAAGVIAGDAIFSFFDSVSKNFFKR, via the coding sequence ATGACGACGCAAAATGACGGAGTGCCTCGGCGGCACCCCAGCCTGTTCGAGCCGGCGACGCTGGCGCTGATCGCGATCCTCTGCGTCTTCGGCGCGATCATCGGGATGCAGTTGCTGGTGTCGCTCGGCATCACCGCCAACACCTCGCTGATCGGGGCGCTTGCCGCCATGGCGCTGGCGCGTGTGCCGCTCGCCATGTTCTCGCGCTACCGCTCGATCCATGTCCAGAACCTGGCCCAGAGCGCGATCTCCTCGGCCACCTTCGGCGCGGCGAACAGCCTCTTGCTGCCGGTCGGCATCCCCTGGCTGCTCGGCCGTCCGGACCTGGTGCTGCCGATGCTGGCCGGCGCCTTCTTCGCCATGCTGCTCGATGGCTACCTGCTCTACCGAATGTTCGATTCCCGTGTCTTCCCGGCGACCGGCGCCTGGCCTCCGGGCGTCGCCGCCGCCGAAGCGATCAAGGCCGGCGACGAGGGCGGCCGCAAGGCGGTGCTGATGGGCGTCGGCTTCGTCACCGCCATCCTCGTAGGCTTCGTCAAGGTGCCGCTGGCCTGGATCGGCTTCGCCGGCTCGGCCGCCGTCTCCGGCATTCCGATGTCCGCCTTCGGCGTCGCCTTCATCGGCAATATCTGGGCGCTGGCCATGTTCGGCATCGGCCTGTTGCTGCGTGGCTATTCCGGCCAGATCTTCGGCGGCCCGCTCTTCGAGACCGTCATCCCCAAGGGCGACCTGATGGCCGCCTATATCCCGCACGGCTTCATGATCGGCGCCGGCCTCGTCGCACTGCTCCAGGTCGGCCTCCTACTCTTCCGCCGCGACGAAGCCCAGAAGCAGGCCGAGGCCGCCTCCGGCACCTCCGACGCCGAGGTGAAGCGCGCACTCGGGCTCGGCACGATCGGTTATCTCGTCATCGCCATCTTCATCGCGCTCGTGGGCGGGCTGATGACCGACATGTCGATCGGCATGCTGATCCTGTTCGTGCTCTACGCCGCCTTCGCCGCCTATGTGCATGAACTGATCGTCGGCCTGGCCGCGATGCATTCAGGCTGGTTCCCGGCCTTCGCGGTGGCGCTGATCACCCTGATCATCGGCATGCTGATCGGCTTCCCGATGCCGGCGCTGGCGCTGCTCGTCGGCTTCTCGGCCGCGACCGGTCCGGCCTTCGCCGACATGGGCTACGACCTCAAGGCCGGCTACCTCCTGCGTGGCAATGGCGCCGATCCCGCCTTCGAGCGCGAAGGCCGCCGCCAGCAGCTCTTCGCCGCGATGTTCGCTTTCGTCATCGCCGGCGCGGTCGTGCTGGTCTCCTACCAGTCCTATTTCGACCAGAACCTCGTCGCCCCCGTCGACAAGGTCTATGCCGCGACGATCAAGGCCGGCGTCGCGCCCGGTGTCGCCTGGCAGCTCTTCCTCTGGGCGATCCCCGGCGCGATCCTGCAATTTGTCGGTGGGCCGAAGCGGCAGATCGGCGTGCTCTTCGCCACCGGCCTTTTGATCAACTTCCCGATGGCGGGCTGGGCGGTGCTGGCCGGCATCCTCTGCCGCCTCGTCTGGGAGAAGCTGCGCGGCTCGTCCGGCGAAGGCGACATGGAGGTCTTCGCCGCGGGCGTCATCGCCGGCGACGCGATCTTCTCCTTCTTCGACTCCGTCTCGAAGAATTTTTTCAAGCGCTGA
- a CDS encoding IclR family transcriptional regulator: protein MSILTAAADVLRCFSSTRHDVTVTDLVTLLGMPKSNASRLLRAMRDEGLLETVGDSKRYRPSLLLAQVGQLYRFAASLIDRADAVVGRVSDQIGHTGYISVRRGTEIIGVTAHPGRHALRVVTSIGDRIPAFASSTGRALLARLSDDEVRALYPDGFAAPSETAPRDIDELLARLADTRRAGFAESHDEAVRGVRAISVGLGDPATGDEVALCISFPAATVEPGERLAIIESLAEGAAEIAALTRDKRFFPLNISPAETAP from the coding sequence GCAGACGTACTTCGTTGCTTCTCCAGCACGCGTCACGACGTGACCGTGACCGACCTCGTGACCCTGCTCGGCATGCCCAAAAGCAACGCCTCGCGCCTGCTGCGGGCGATGCGCGACGAGGGGCTTCTGGAGACGGTCGGCGACAGCAAGCGCTATCGCCCGTCCCTGCTGCTCGCCCAGGTCGGCCAGCTCTACCGTTTCGCGGCATCGCTGATCGACCGCGCCGACGCCGTGGTCGGGCGCGTTTCCGACCAGATCGGCCATACCGGCTACATCAGCGTGCGTCGTGGCACCGAGATCATCGGCGTCACCGCCCATCCTGGCCGGCACGCGCTTCGGGTCGTCACCTCGATTGGCGACCGCATTCCCGCCTTCGCCTCGAGTACCGGCCGAGCCCTGCTCGCAAGGCTGTCCGACGACGAGGTTCGTGCGCTCTACCCGGACGGGTTCGCCGCCCCGTCCGAAACCGCACCGCGCGATATTGACGAATTGCTGGCGCGGCTGGCCGACACCCGCCGCGCCGGCTTCGCCGAATCCCATGACGAGGCGGTGCGCGGCGTGCGCGCCATCTCGGTCGGCCTCGGCGATCCCGCGACGGGCGACGAGGTCGCGCTCTGCATCTCCTTCCCGGCCGCGACGGTCGAGCCGGGCGAGCGTCTTGCCATCATCGAATCCCTGGCCGAAGGCGCCGCCGAGATCGCCGCGCTGACCCGCGACAAACGCTTTTTCCCCTTGAACATCTCACCCGCGGAGACTGCTCCATGA
- a CDS encoding hydantoinase B/oxoprolinase family protein has protein sequence MSNRWRIGFDIGGTFTDFILYDGQERSVLLHKRLTTPYDPSEAALIGLGELVEMAGITLADVGDIVHGTTLVTNAVIERKGSRLGLITTRGFRDILEMGTEQRYDIYDLFLTFPDPLVSREHRLEVPERIDRDGKVVTALDAEAVRKAARELAAAGCEAIAICFLNSYRNPAHEQEAGRIVREACPELTISLSSEVVAEIWEYQRFVTTAANAYVQPLMRRYLERLERELAARSFTGALRLMHSAGGLVSPETARTFPIRLLESGPAGGGLATALFGELAGHKDVISFDMGGTTAKACMIEDGRAEIAPMLEAGRVNRFAKGSGLPIKAPVIDMIEIGAGGGSIAAIDEVGLLKVGPHSAGSDPGPACYGMGGVKPTVTDANLVLGYYDPGFFLGGRMALDLEAARNAVATVAEPLGLSIEEAAWGIHKVVVESMGAAARVHLVEKGKDPRHYAMVGFGGAGPAHAVDVARVLGVKQVIIPPASGAASALGFLAAPLSFDQVRSLPVEFSEGFDATAVNRVLTELEEEGRKHLIEAGVKPADVTVERSADMRLVGQMHDISVPLPSGAIDASSLEAIRAAFSKAYSARYTSVYEGARLEAINFRVRCAGPVPTLSLSGAAGGGDAMAKLKGSRQAWFEGGWSEAEVYDRYALRSGDIISGPAIIEEREATTIVPPGDSVAIDDVLNLIIHVGQANAVETTITADMPLAEAARRIEADPISLEIMWSRMINVVEEMWLTVCRTAFSLVISEAQDFACELLDPEGETLAHSPRAMPVFNLTLPRAVKALLERYPAETLKPGDVLITNDPWLCAGHLFDIAIVTPVFLGNRVVGLMGTVGHVSDIGGTKDSLRAREIYEEGFQIPPMKLYEAGRINETLVRLLAENVRNSEQVLGDLHSFVAANAIGAERLASFLTDYGMQDLRALAHVVQSRSEKAMREAIRALPDGTYHGTVSNNPLGTPMTYPLALTVKGDTIHLDFAGAPPQLPQGGLNCTLNYTMAHATYPLKCMLTPSVRGNAGCYRAFSIDAPKSSILNCDKPLAVNLRTRTGWYLAPNIFRALSQAAPRQVQAFTGLPVAASVYGRDQAGDTYSDMLFVGGGQGGSAHGDGKSGLLYPTSAANTSIETFESRVPVLVVEKTYLTDSGGAGRWRGGLGQRVRLRKLSDDGLPTLVSLYPEGVNNPIPGLFEGKAGGGASGRVIDEQGHVLKDVGTGDLVQVKQPHEIVELVLAGGAGYGPATERSREAIARDIALGLVSPEAARRDYGMHAAHASQDVGEAKTGILVA, from the coding sequence ATGAGCAATCGTTGGCGTATCGGCTTCGACATCGGCGGCACCTTCACCGACTTCATCCTCTATGACGGGCAGGAACGTTCGGTCCTCCTGCACAAGCGCCTGACCACGCCGTACGACCCCTCCGAGGCGGCGCTGATCGGCCTCGGCGAACTCGTCGAGATGGCCGGGATCACGCTCGCTGATGTCGGCGACATCGTTCACGGCACGACGCTCGTCACCAACGCCGTGATCGAGCGCAAGGGCTCCAGGCTCGGCCTGATCACCACCAGGGGCTTCCGCGATATCCTCGAAATGGGGACCGAGCAGCGCTACGACATCTACGACCTGTTCCTGACCTTCCCCGATCCGCTGGTTTCGCGCGAACACCGCCTCGAAGTGCCCGAGCGCATCGACCGCGACGGCAAGGTCGTGACCGCGCTCGATGCCGAGGCCGTTCGCAAAGCCGCCCGCGAGCTCGCCGCCGCCGGCTGCGAGGCGATCGCGATCTGCTTCCTCAACAGCTACCGCAACCCGGCGCATGAACAGGAGGCCGGCCGCATCGTCCGCGAGGCCTGCCCCGAGCTGACCATCTCCCTGTCGAGCGAGGTCGTCGCCGAGATCTGGGAGTACCAGCGCTTCGTCACCACCGCCGCCAACGCCTATGTCCAGCCGCTGATGCGGCGCTATCTGGAGCGGCTGGAGCGCGAGCTCGCCGCCCGCTCCTTCACCGGCGCACTCCGGCTGATGCACTCGGCCGGTGGCCTGGTCTCGCCCGAGACGGCGCGCACCTTCCCGATCCGCCTGCTCGAAAGCGGCCCCGCGGGCGGCGGCCTCGCCACAGCCCTGTTCGGCGAGCTCGCCGGCCACAAGGACGTGATCTCCTTCGACATGGGCGGCACCACCGCCAAGGCCTGCATGATCGAGGACGGCCGCGCCGAGATCGCGCCGATGCTGGAAGCCGGCCGCGTCAACCGCTTCGCCAAGGGTTCCGGCCTGCCGATCAAGGCGCCGGTGATCGACATGATCGAGATCGGCGCCGGCGGCGGCTCGATCGCGGCGATCGACGAGGTCGGCCTGCTCAAGGTCGGCCCGCATTCGGCCGGCTCTGATCCCGGCCCGGCCTGTTACGGCATGGGCGGCGTGAAGCCGACCGTCACCGACGCTAATCTCGTGCTCGGCTATTACGATCCCGGCTTCTTCCTCGGCGGGCGCATGGCGCTCGATCTGGAAGCGGCGCGCAACGCCGTCGCCACGGTGGCCGAGCCGCTCGGCCTCTCCATTGAGGAAGCGGCCTGGGGCATCCACAAGGTCGTAGTCGAAAGCATGGGCGCCGCCGCCCGCGTCCATCTCGTCGAGAAGGGCAAGGACCCCCGCCACTACGCCATGGTCGGCTTTGGCGGCGCCGGCCCGGCGCATGCCGTCGATGTCGCCCGCGTGCTCGGCGTCAAGCAGGTCATCATCCCGCCGGCCTCCGGCGCTGCCTCGGCACTCGGCTTCCTCGCCGCGCCGCTCTCCTTCGACCAGGTGCGCTCGCTGCCGGTCGAATTCTCCGAAGGCTTCGATGCCACCGCAGTCAACCGCGTGCTGACCGAGCTGGAAGAAGAGGGCCGCAAGCACCTGATCGAAGCCGGGGTGAAGCCCGCCGACGTCACGGTCGAGCGCTCGGCCGATATGCGCCTCGTCGGCCAGATGCACGACATTTCCGTGCCGCTGCCCTCCGGCGCGATCGACGCGTCGAGCCTGGAAGCGATCCGCGCCGCCTTCAGCAAGGCCTATTCGGCTCGCTACACCTCGGTCTACGAGGGCGCACGGCTGGAGGCGATCAACTTCCGTGTCCGCTGCGCCGGCCCGGTGCCGACGCTGTCGCTCTCCGGCGCGGCCGGCGGCGGCGACGCCATGGCCAAGCTCAAGGGCAGCCGCCAGGCCTGGTTCGAGGGCGGCTGGAGCGAGGCCGAGGTCTATGACCGCTACGCCCTGCGCTCGGGCGACATCATCAGCGGCCCGGCCATCATCGAGGAGCGCGAGGCGACCACGATCGTCCCGCCGGGCGACAGCGTCGCGATCGACGATGTCCTGAACCTGATCATCCATGTCGGCCAGGCCAACGCGGTCGAGACCACGATCACCGCCGACATGCCGCTCGCCGAGGCTGCGCGGCGCATCGAGGCCGATCCGATCTCGCTGGAGATCATGTGGAGCCGGATGATCAACGTCGTCGAGGAGATGTGGCTGACCGTCTGCCGCACCGCCTTCTCGCTGGTGATCTCCGAGGCGCAGGACTTCGCCTGCGAACTGCTCGATCCGGAAGGCGAGACGCTGGCGCACTCGCCCCGCGCCATGCCGGTCTTCAATCTGACGCTGCCGCGCGCGGTGAAGGCGCTGCTGGAACGCTATCCGGCCGAGACGCTGAAGCCCGGCGACGTCCTGATCACCAACGATCCCTGGCTCTGCGCCGGCCATCTCTTCGACATCGCCATCGTCACTCCGGTCTTCCTCGGCAACCGCGTCGTCGGCCTGATGGGCACGGTCGGCCACGTCTCCGATATCGGCGGCACCAAGGACTCACTGCGGGCCCGCGAGATCTACGAAGAAGGCTTCCAGATCCCGCCGATGAAGCTCTACGAAGCCGGCAGGATCAACGAGACGCTGGTCCGCCTGCTCGCCGAGAACGTGCGCAACTCCGAACAGGTGCTCGGCGACCTCCACTCCTTCGTCGCGGCCAACGCGATCGGCGCCGAACGGCTGGCGTCCTTCCTGACCGACTACGGCATGCAGGACCTCAGGGCGCTTGCCCATGTCGTGCAGAGCCGCTCCGAGAAGGCGATGCGCGAAGCCATCCGCGCACTGCCGGACGGCACCTATCACGGCACCGTCTCGAACAACCCGCTCGGCACGCCGATGACCTATCCGCTGGCGCTGACGGTCAAGGGCGACACGATCCATCTCGATTTCGCCGGTGCGCCGCCGCAGCTGCCGCAGGGCGGACTGAACTGCACGCTCAACTATACGATGGCGCACGCGACCTACCCGCTGAAATGCATGCTGACGCCGTCGGTGCGCGGCAATGCCGGCTGCTATCGCGCCTTCTCGATCGATGCGCCCAAGAGCTCGATCCTGAACTGCGACAAGCCGCTGGCGGTCAACCTGCGCACCCGCACCGGCTGGTACCTCGCGCCCAACATCTTCCGCGCCTTGTCGCAGGCGGCGCCTCGCCAGGTTCAGGCTTTCACCGGCCTCCCCGTCGCCGCGAGCGTCTATGGCCGCGACCAGGCCGGCGACACCTATTCCGACATGCTCTTCGTCGGCGGCGGCCAGGGCGGATCGGCCCATGGCGATGGCAAGTCCGGCCTGCTCTACCCGACCTCGGCGGCCAACACCTCGATCGAGACCTTCGAATCGCGTGTGCCGGTGCTGGTGGTCGAGAAGACCTACCTCACCGACTCCGGCGGCGCCGGCCGGTGGCGCGGCGGCCTCGGCCAGCGTGTGCGCCTGCGCAAGCTCTCTGATGACGGCTTGCCGACGCTGGTCTCGCTCTATCCGGAAGGGGTCAACAACCCGATCCCAGGCCTCTTCGAGGGCAAGGCCGGCGGCGGCGCCTCGGGCCGCGTCATCGACGAGCAGGGCCATGTCCTCAAGGACGTCGGCACCGGCGACCTCGTCCAGGTCAAGCAGCCGCATGAGATCGTCGAGCTCGTGCTCGCTGGCGGCGCCGGCTACGGCCCGGCCACCGAGCGCTCCCGCGAGGCGATCGCCCGCGACATCGCGCTTGGCCTCGTCTCGCCGGAGGCGGCCAGGCGCGACTACGGCATGCATGCCGCCCATGCTTCCCAGGATGTCGGCGAAGCCAAGACCGGCATCCTTGTTGCCTAA
- a CDS encoding 5-methyltetrahydropteroyltriglutamate--homocysteine S-methyltransferase: protein MSQRQKPPFRGDMVGSLLRSAPVKDARAKLAAGEIGQAELTAIEDEEIRKLVRKQEEVGLQAVTDGEFRRAFWHFDFLDGLSGVTSFETDSGIQFKGVTTKGHAVRVTGKLDFPDDHPHLAHFKFLASTTSRVPKMTIPSPSMLHYRGGRKAIDPSAYLRVEDYYDDLGKAYAKAIKAFYDAGCRYLQLDDTSLSYFCDPEQRKMLAERGDDPEQLVFIYRDVLNAALKAKPADMQITTHTCRGNFKSTFIASGGYEPVAEMVFNEINVDGYFMEWDDDRSGGFEPLRFLPKGDKQVVLGLVTSKFGEIESKDNLKRRIEEASKYAPLEQLCLSPQCGFASTEEGNVLAEDEQWAKLSRILEVAKEVWG from the coding sequence ATGAGCCAGAGACAGAAGCCACCGTTCCGGGGCGACATGGTCGGCAGCCTGCTGCGCAGCGCGCCGGTCAAGGACGCCCGCGCCAAGCTCGCTGCCGGCGAGATCGGCCAGGCCGAGCTGACGGCGATCGAGGACGAAGAGATCAGAAAGCTCGTCCGCAAGCAGGAGGAGGTCGGCCTGCAGGCGGTGACCGATGGCGAGTTCCGCCGCGCCTTCTGGCATTTCGATTTCCTCGACGGCCTCTCCGGCGTCACCAGCTTCGAGACCGATTCAGGCATCCAGTTCAAGGGCGTCACCACCAAGGGGCATGCGGTCCGCGTCACCGGCAAGCTCGACTTCCCGGACGACCATCCGCATCTCGCCCATTTCAAGTTCCTGGCCTCGACGACCAGTCGCGTGCCGAAGATGACGATCCCGAGTCCGTCGATGCTGCATTATCGCGGTGGACGGAAGGCGATCGATCCTAGCGCCTATCTCAGGGTCGAGGACTACTACGACGATCTCGGCAAGGCCTACGCCAAGGCGATCAAGGCCTTCTACGATGCCGGCTGCCGCTATCTGCAGCTCGACGACACCAGCCTGTCCTATTTCTGCGATCCGGAGCAGCGCAAGATGCTGGCCGAGCGCGGCGACGACCCCGAACAGCTGGTCTTCATCTATCGCGACGTCCTCAACGCGGCGCTCAAGGCCAAGCCGGCCGACATGCAGATCACCACCCATACCTGCCGCGGCAATTTCAAGTCGACCTTCATCGCCTCGGGCGGCTACGAGCCGGTTGCCGAGATGGTCTTCAACGAGATCAATGTCGACGGCTATTTCATGGAGTGGGACGACGACCGCTCCGGCGGTTTCGAGCCGCTGCGCTTCCTGCCCAAGGGCGACAAGCAGGTCGTGCTCGGGCTGGTGACCTCGAAGTTCGGGGAGATCGAGAGCAAGGACAATCTCAAGCGCCGGATCGAGGAAGCCTCCAAGTACGCGCCGCTGGAACAGCTCTGCCTGTCGCCGCAATGCGGCTTCGCCTCGACCGAGGAGGGCAATGTCCTGGCCGAGGATGAGCAATGGGCCAAGCTCTCGCGCATCCTCGAGGTTGCCAAAGAGGTTTGGGGATGA